Proteins from one Sabethes cyaneus chromosome 2, idSabCyanKW18_F2, whole genome shotgun sequence genomic window:
- the LOC128735233 gene encoding uncharacterized protein LOC128735233 translates to MAQPLMGNLPESRVDIAAPFELCWANFSEGGLTTKAKINDFLLRREVEWDFIPPRSPNFGGLWEAGVKVVKLHLTRTLGNVTMTFEEFHTVLTHVESIVNSRLLYFSSDDPNDPQSISPAHLMFGRPLEPMPKPSYADVPANRLT, encoded by the exons ATGGCCCAACCGTTAATGGGAAATCTTCCTGAATCCCGAGTGGATATTGCCGCACCGTTCGAGTTATGCTGGGCCAATTTCAGTGAAGGAGG ATTAACTACGAAGgccaaaataaatgattttcTACTACGCCGTGAAGTGGAATGGGACTTCATTCCACCGAGATCGCCTAACTTCGGAGGATTATGGGAAGCCGGagtaaaggtggtaaaactgcATTTAACCAGAACTCTGGGAAACGTGACCATGACCTTTGAAGAGTTTCATACCGTGCTGACTCATGTTGAGTCAATCGTCAACTCCCGACTATTGTACTTTTCGTCTGATGATCCGAATGATCCACAATCGATATCTCCAGCTCATCTGATGTTTGGTCGGCCTTTGGAGCCGATGCCCAAACCATCCTATGCGGACGTTCCAGCCAATCGTTTGACGTGA
- the LOC128736890 gene encoding NPC intracellular cholesterol transporter 2 homolog a-like — protein MCKFLSILKLIVVSAMTISFVQSVQFENCADANTIGNFSLVEVSDCDLNESKCVLKRNSNATISITFSSEEDLSELKAVVHGVILGMEVPFKLPNDNGCVNSGLECPLSKNTDLKYTATLPVLKQYPKVVVDVKWELKSANQEVVCVKIPAKIQ, from the exons atGTGTAAATTCTTATCAATTTTGAAGCTGATCGTGGTTTCTGCGATGACCATCAGTTTTGTACAGAGTGTGCAGTTCGAAAATTGCG CTGACGCAAACACGATCGGGAACTTCAGCTTGGTGGAGGTATCGGACTGCGACCTTAACGAGTCGAAATGCGTGCTGAAGCGAAATTCGAATGCCACCATATCGATTACATTCAGCTCTG AGGAAGACCTGTCGGAGCTGAAAGCCGTTGTCCACGGTGTCATCCTGGGCATGGAGGTTCCGTTCAAGCTGCCGAACGACAACGGTTGCGTGAACAGCGGCCTGGAGTGTCCGCTGTCGAAGAACACCGATCTGAAGTACACGGCAACGCTGCCGGTGCTGAAGCAGTATCCCAAG GTCGTCGTCGACgtgaaatgggaactgaaatcCGCCAACCAGGAAGTTGTTTGCGTTAAAATTCCGGCCAAAATTCAGTGA